The following are encoded together in the Vigna angularis cultivar LongXiaoDou No.4 chromosome 9, ASM1680809v1, whole genome shotgun sequence genome:
- the LOC108321207 gene encoding 60S ribosomal protein L5: MAFVKAQKSRAYFKRYQVKFKRRREGKTDYRARIRLINQDKNKYNTPKYRFVVRFTNKDIIAQITSATIAGDNVLAAAYAHELPRYGLEVGLTNYAAAYCTGLLLARRVLKKLEMDEEYEGNVEATGEDYSVEPADTRRPFRALLDVGLIKTTTGNRVFGALKGALDGGLDIPHSEKRFAGFDKDKKELDAEVHRKYVFGGHVAAYMKTLNEDEPEKYQSHFSDYIKRGIEPDGLEDLYKKVHAAIRAEPTFKTSEKQAPKEHKRYNLKKLTYEERKAKLVARLQALNSAAGDDDDEDDE; this comes from the exons ATG GCGTTTGTTAAGGCTCAGAAATCAAGGGCCTACTTCAAGAGATATCAAGTGAAGTTCAAGAGAAGAAGAg AGGGAAAAACCGATTACCGAGCCAGGATTCGGTTGATTAACCAGGATAAGAACAAGTACAACACACCAAAGTATCGCTTTGTGGTTCGATTT ACTAACAAGGACATCATTGCCCAAATAACATCTGCTACCATTGCTGGTGATAATGTTCTTGCTGCAGCATATGCACATGAGCTGCCACGCTATGGTCTCGAAGTGGGCCTTACAAACTATGCCGCAG CTTATTGCACTGGACTCTTGTTGGCCCGTCGAGTTCTTAAGAAGCTTGAAATGGATGAGGAATATGAAGGAAATGTAGAG GCCACTGGAGAGGATTATTCAGTGGAACCAGCCGACACCAGGAGACCATTCCGTGCTCTCCTTGATGTTGGTCTTATTAAGACCACAACAGGCAATCGTGTCTTTGGTGCCCTTAAG GGAGCTCTGGATGGGGGTTTGGATATCCCTCATAGTGAGAAAAGGTTTGCTGGCTTTGATAAGGATAAGAAGGAGCTTGATGCTGAGGTTCATCGCAAATATGTCTTTGGTGGACATGTTGCTGCTTATATGAAG ACATTGAATGAGGATGAGCCAGAGAAATACCAGTCACACTTTAGTGATTATATCAAGCGGGGAATAGAGCCTGATGGTCTGGAAGATCTGTATAAGAAGGTTCATGCTGCCATCAGAGCTGAACCTACTTTCAAGACATCCGAGAAACAGGCACCAAAGGAGCATAAGAG GTACAATCTGAAGAAACTCACTTATGAGGAGAGAAAGGCTAAATTGGTTGCACGCTTGCAGGCTCTCAACTCTGCTGccggtgatgatgatgatgaggatgatgagtGA
- the LOC108321203 gene encoding U-box domain-containing protein 33 isoform X1: protein MAVVSPMPATAPQINRTSKLRDVGVPGIMTSRSEIVSEPSPSMVDDTLYVAVAKDVKDSKLNLIWAIQNSGGRRICILHVHVPSPTIPMMGAKFPASALREQEVQDYHERERQKVPKTMDPYLYICQRMGVRAGKVLIEMDCVEKGIVELIHQYGIQRLVMGAASDKNYSRRMISLKSKKAIYVSEQAPASCHMQFVCNGYLIHTRDCRLDRGNVEVGSPVLQIANSEVGHSPNMGSPSSVEGQNRWRKPINTGQELFRRVRTINGALRKSIGSVSSLEGYLTPQRKFSKEASCDEFDEQSRGSPSVFSMCFESCLGEAQLIPDLINNGSENVLGLSLNDFSLDNKDLHSPSPSVLQDEGMDDALYGQLEQAMAEAWNARKDAHQETVRRVKAEKEAKDAIRKAKATENLYQEELKLRKEQEEEVQKANEEVDNMKSQINKVNEELQLALDQKLSLENQIASTELIVKELEQKNISADELSQKYKDELDELQMQLDNALGEAEELKRKQGESSSMHGLQPFSEFSFSEIKEATRNFNPSLKIGQGGYGSIFKGILRHTEVAIKMLSPDSAQGPMEFQQEVEILSRLRHPNLVTLIGSCPESWTLVYEYLPNGSLEDRLNCKDNTPPLSWQTRIRIAAELCSALIFLQSSKPHSIAHGDLKPGNILLDANLVTKLSDFGICRILSCQEGSSSSTTEFWRTVPKGTFVYVDPEFLISGELTPKSDVYSFGVILLRLITGKPALGITKEVQYALHSRKLKSILDPLAGDWPVMLAEELVRLALRCCEMSRKNRPDLHPDVWRILEPMRASCGPTQLGSQGKCQPPPYFICPISLEVMQDPQVAADGFTYEAAAIREWLQSGRHTSPRTKSKLAHHNLIPNHSLRHAIQDWLQTH, encoded by the exons ATGGCTGTGGTGAGTCCTATGCCTGCAACTGCACCACAGATCAACCGTACGAGCAAGCTTCGTGATGTTGGGGTTCCTGGAATCATGACTAGTAGGAGTGAAATTGTGAGTGAGCCCAGTCCAAGTATGGTTGATGATACACTCTATGTTGCTGTGGCAAAAGATGTGAAAGACAGCAAATTAAATCTCATATGGGCAATACAAAATTCTGGAGGAAGGAGAATCTGCATCCTTCATGTTCACGTGCCATCACCTACGATCCCTATGA TGGGTGCTAAATTTCCTGCAAGTGCACTGAGAGAACAGGAAGTTCAAGATTATCATGAAAGGGAAAGGCAAAAAGTTCCGAAGACTATGGATCCCTATCTTTATATCTGTCAAAGAATGGGG GTGAGGGCAGGGAAAGTACTCATTGAAATGGATTGTGTAGAAAAAGGGATTGTAGAGCTCATCCACCAGTATGGCATACAGAGGCTTGTAATGGGAGCAGCATCTGATAAGAACTATTCTAG GAGAATGATATCCCTCAAATCTAAGAAAGCTATATATGTATCTGAACAAGCTCCAGCTTCTTGTCATATGCAGTTTGTCTGCAACGGGTACCTCATACACACAAG GGATTGCAGATTGGATAGAGGGAATGTAGAGGTTGGATCTCCTGTGCTGCAAATAGCAAACTCTGAAGTTGGGCATTCACCAAACATGGGATCCCCATCCTCAGTGGAAGGGCAAAATCGTTGGAGAAAACCAATTAATACCGGACAAGAGTTATTTCGTAGAGTTAGGACTATCAATGGTGCACTTCGGAAGAGCATTGGATCTGTTTCTTCTTTAGAAGGGTACTTAACTCCTCAGAGAAAGTTCAGTAAAGAAGCAAGTTGTGATGAGTTTGATGAGCAGTCACGAGGGAGTCCTTCAGTATTCTCAATGTGCTTTGAGAGCTGTTTGGGTGAAGCACAATTGATCCCAGATTTGATTAACAATGGCAGTGAGAATGTATTAGGCTTGTCATTGAATGACTTTTCTCTGGATAACAAGGATCTTCATTCACCATCTCCAAGTGTATTG CAGGATGAAGGAATGGATGATGCTCTCTATGGTCAACTTGAACAGGCAATGGCTGAGGCTTGGAATGCTAGGAAAGATGCACATCAAGAAACTGTTAGGCGCGTGAAAGCAGAAAAAGAAGCCAAGGATGCTATACGCAAG GCTAAAGCCACTGAAAACCTGTATCAAGAAGAGCTAAAACTAAGAaaagaacaagaggaagaagtACAGAAAGCAAATGaagaagttgataatatgaagAGCCAGATAAACAAAGTTAACGAGGAACTCCAACTTGCCTTAGATCAGAAATTATCTCTAGAGAATCAAATTGCATCTACTGAACTTATTGTGAAGGAGTTGGAGCAGAAGAATATATCTGCTGATGAGTTGTCTCAAAAGTACAAGGATGAACTAGATGAGTTGCAAATGCAACTTGATAATGCATTGGGAGAGGCTGAGGAGTTAAAGAGAAAACAAGGGGAATCCTCAAGCATGCACGGGCTTCAACCCTTCTCAGAATTCTCCTTTTCAGAGATTAAAGAAGCAACAAGAAACTTCAATCCATCCCTTAAGATTGGACAAGGTGGATATGGAAGTATATTTAAAGGTATCTTACGTCACACTGAGGTGGCTATAAAAATGTTGAGTCCTGACAGTGCCCAAGGTCCAATGGAGTTTCAACAAGAG GTTGAAATATTGAGCAGGTTGAGGCACCCGAATCTTGTGACACTCATAGGATCCTGCCCAGAATCCTGGACTCTTGTGTATGAGTATTTACCCAATGGAAGCCTTGAAGATCGTCTCAACTGTAAAGATAACACACCTCCATTATCATGGCAAACTCGAATTCGCATAGCTGCAGAACTCTGCTCGGCTCTCATCTTTCTTCAATCAAGTAAACCTCACAGCATAGCACATGGTGACTTAAAGCCAGGCAACATTCTCCTGGATGCAAACCTTGTAACCAAGCTCAGCGACTTTGGAATCTGTCGTATATTATCTTGTCAAGAGGGTTCAAGTAGCAGCACTACAGAGTTTTGGAGGACTGTTCCAAAGGGAACTTTTGTGTATGTGGATCCTGAATTCCTTATTTCTGGTGAACTCACACCAAAGTCAGATGTTTACTCGTTTGGAGTCATTTTATTGAGATTGATCACTGGGAAACCTGCTCTGGGAATAACAAAGGAAGTGCAATATGCATTACATAGTAGAAAGTTGAAATCCATCCTGGATCCATTGGCTGGAGATTGGCCAGTTATGCTAGCTGAAGAGCTGGTTCGCTTGGCTTTGAGGTGTTGTGAGATGAGTAGAAAGAACAGACCAGATCTTCATCCAGATGTTTGGAGAATACTGGAACCAATGAGGGCTTCTTGTGGACCGACTCAACTGGGTTCTCAAGGAAAATGCCAACCTCCTCCATATTTTATCTGTCCAATCTCTCTG GAAGTGATGCAAGATCCACAAGTGGCTGCAGATGGTTTTACTTATGAAGCTGCAGCTATACGTGAATGGCTGCAAAGTGGTCGTCACACTTCACCAAGGACAAAATCTAAGTTAGCACATCACAACCTTATTCCCAACCACTCTCTTCGCCATGCAATCCAGGACTGGCTTCAAACTCACTGA
- the LOC108321203 gene encoding U-box domain-containing protein 33 isoform X2, which yields MAVVSPMPATAPQINRTSKLRDVGVPGIMTSRSEIVSEPSPSMVDDTLYVAVAKDVKDSKLNLIWAIQNSGGRRICILHVHVPSPTIPMMGAKFPASALREQEVQDYHERERQKVPKTMDPYLYICQRMGVRAGKVLIEMDCVEKGIVELIHQYGIQRLVMGAASDKNYSRRMISLKSKKAIYVSEQAPASCHMQFVCNGYLIHTRDCRLDRGNVEVGSPVLQIANSEVGHSPNMGSPSSVEGQNRWRKPINTGQELFRRVRTINGALRKSIGSVSSLEGYLTPQRKFSKEASCDEFDEQSRGSPSVFSMCFESCLGEAQLIPDLINNGSENVLGLSLNDFSLDNKDLHSPSPSVLDEGMDDALYGQLEQAMAEAWNARKDAHQETVRRVKAEKEAKDAIRKAKATENLYQEELKLRKEQEEEVQKANEEVDNMKSQINKVNEELQLALDQKLSLENQIASTELIVKELEQKNISADELSQKYKDELDELQMQLDNALGEAEELKRKQGESSSMHGLQPFSEFSFSEIKEATRNFNPSLKIGQGGYGSIFKGILRHTEVAIKMLSPDSAQGPMEFQQEVEILSRLRHPNLVTLIGSCPESWTLVYEYLPNGSLEDRLNCKDNTPPLSWQTRIRIAAELCSALIFLQSSKPHSIAHGDLKPGNILLDANLVTKLSDFGICRILSCQEGSSSSTTEFWRTVPKGTFVYVDPEFLISGELTPKSDVYSFGVILLRLITGKPALGITKEVQYALHSRKLKSILDPLAGDWPVMLAEELVRLALRCCEMSRKNRPDLHPDVWRILEPMRASCGPTQLGSQGKCQPPPYFICPISLEVMQDPQVAADGFTYEAAAIREWLQSGRHTSPRTKSKLAHHNLIPNHSLRHAIQDWLQTH from the exons ATGGCTGTGGTGAGTCCTATGCCTGCAACTGCACCACAGATCAACCGTACGAGCAAGCTTCGTGATGTTGGGGTTCCTGGAATCATGACTAGTAGGAGTGAAATTGTGAGTGAGCCCAGTCCAAGTATGGTTGATGATACACTCTATGTTGCTGTGGCAAAAGATGTGAAAGACAGCAAATTAAATCTCATATGGGCAATACAAAATTCTGGAGGAAGGAGAATCTGCATCCTTCATGTTCACGTGCCATCACCTACGATCCCTATGA TGGGTGCTAAATTTCCTGCAAGTGCACTGAGAGAACAGGAAGTTCAAGATTATCATGAAAGGGAAAGGCAAAAAGTTCCGAAGACTATGGATCCCTATCTTTATATCTGTCAAAGAATGGGG GTGAGGGCAGGGAAAGTACTCATTGAAATGGATTGTGTAGAAAAAGGGATTGTAGAGCTCATCCACCAGTATGGCATACAGAGGCTTGTAATGGGAGCAGCATCTGATAAGAACTATTCTAG GAGAATGATATCCCTCAAATCTAAGAAAGCTATATATGTATCTGAACAAGCTCCAGCTTCTTGTCATATGCAGTTTGTCTGCAACGGGTACCTCATACACACAAG GGATTGCAGATTGGATAGAGGGAATGTAGAGGTTGGATCTCCTGTGCTGCAAATAGCAAACTCTGAAGTTGGGCATTCACCAAACATGGGATCCCCATCCTCAGTGGAAGGGCAAAATCGTTGGAGAAAACCAATTAATACCGGACAAGAGTTATTTCGTAGAGTTAGGACTATCAATGGTGCACTTCGGAAGAGCATTGGATCTGTTTCTTCTTTAGAAGGGTACTTAACTCCTCAGAGAAAGTTCAGTAAAGAAGCAAGTTGTGATGAGTTTGATGAGCAGTCACGAGGGAGTCCTTCAGTATTCTCAATGTGCTTTGAGAGCTGTTTGGGTGAAGCACAATTGATCCCAGATTTGATTAACAATGGCAGTGAGAATGTATTAGGCTTGTCATTGAATGACTTTTCTCTGGATAACAAGGATCTTCATTCACCATCTCCAAGTGTATTG GATGAAGGAATGGATGATGCTCTCTATGGTCAACTTGAACAGGCAATGGCTGAGGCTTGGAATGCTAGGAAAGATGCACATCAAGAAACTGTTAGGCGCGTGAAAGCAGAAAAAGAAGCCAAGGATGCTATACGCAAG GCTAAAGCCACTGAAAACCTGTATCAAGAAGAGCTAAAACTAAGAaaagaacaagaggaagaagtACAGAAAGCAAATGaagaagttgataatatgaagAGCCAGATAAACAAAGTTAACGAGGAACTCCAACTTGCCTTAGATCAGAAATTATCTCTAGAGAATCAAATTGCATCTACTGAACTTATTGTGAAGGAGTTGGAGCAGAAGAATATATCTGCTGATGAGTTGTCTCAAAAGTACAAGGATGAACTAGATGAGTTGCAAATGCAACTTGATAATGCATTGGGAGAGGCTGAGGAGTTAAAGAGAAAACAAGGGGAATCCTCAAGCATGCACGGGCTTCAACCCTTCTCAGAATTCTCCTTTTCAGAGATTAAAGAAGCAACAAGAAACTTCAATCCATCCCTTAAGATTGGACAAGGTGGATATGGAAGTATATTTAAAGGTATCTTACGTCACACTGAGGTGGCTATAAAAATGTTGAGTCCTGACAGTGCCCAAGGTCCAATGGAGTTTCAACAAGAG GTTGAAATATTGAGCAGGTTGAGGCACCCGAATCTTGTGACACTCATAGGATCCTGCCCAGAATCCTGGACTCTTGTGTATGAGTATTTACCCAATGGAAGCCTTGAAGATCGTCTCAACTGTAAAGATAACACACCTCCATTATCATGGCAAACTCGAATTCGCATAGCTGCAGAACTCTGCTCGGCTCTCATCTTTCTTCAATCAAGTAAACCTCACAGCATAGCACATGGTGACTTAAAGCCAGGCAACATTCTCCTGGATGCAAACCTTGTAACCAAGCTCAGCGACTTTGGAATCTGTCGTATATTATCTTGTCAAGAGGGTTCAAGTAGCAGCACTACAGAGTTTTGGAGGACTGTTCCAAAGGGAACTTTTGTGTATGTGGATCCTGAATTCCTTATTTCTGGTGAACTCACACCAAAGTCAGATGTTTACTCGTTTGGAGTCATTTTATTGAGATTGATCACTGGGAAACCTGCTCTGGGAATAACAAAGGAAGTGCAATATGCATTACATAGTAGAAAGTTGAAATCCATCCTGGATCCATTGGCTGGAGATTGGCCAGTTATGCTAGCTGAAGAGCTGGTTCGCTTGGCTTTGAGGTGTTGTGAGATGAGTAGAAAGAACAGACCAGATCTTCATCCAGATGTTTGGAGAATACTGGAACCAATGAGGGCTTCTTGTGGACCGACTCAACTGGGTTCTCAAGGAAAATGCCAACCTCCTCCATATTTTATCTGTCCAATCTCTCTG GAAGTGATGCAAGATCCACAAGTGGCTGCAGATGGTTTTACTTATGAAGCTGCAGCTATACGTGAATGGCTGCAAAGTGGTCGTCACACTTCACCAAGGACAAAATCTAAGTTAGCACATCACAACCTTATTCCCAACCACTCTCTTCGCCATGCAATCCAGGACTGGCTTCAAACTCACTGA